The DNA segment AAAAAGCCTGATTTTTTTCCATTACCGCAACGTGAAGCGTATCGGCACAGCCAACCATACTTTGATCGGAGAACCATTCTGAATACCTGGCGAATACGTTGATTTCATAACACATTCAATCGCAGCTTTATCAAAGATCGTCTGATCAGAGGGAACTCGTTTCATAATCTGCGCCTTGATCGGCTCGCCCTTCTCTGAAATCAGGACACTGACAAACACCTTCCCCTCGATGCCCGCATGGCGT comes from the Prosthecochloris marina genome and includes:
- a CDS encoding energy transducer TonB, with the protein product QTLATQQEIRKAIHQPQGVEGGIGDGPVFVPCEIMPSFLRKKEPRYPEMARHAGIEGKVFVSVLISEKGEPIKAQIMKRVPSDQTIFDKAAIECVMKSTYSPGIQNGSPIKVWLAVPIRFTLR